In Cheilinus undulatus linkage group 16, ASM1832078v1, whole genome shotgun sequence, one DNA window encodes the following:
- the marcksl1b gene encoding MARCKS-related protein 1-B, whose translation MGSQASKGDVSAEGNAAAEGSAVKAGGQENGHVKTNGDVSAKPDGDVATTNGSAEAAKEPETGAGGDVIEPAPAADGEAAKPEGEASAKETPKKKKKKFSLKKTFNFKLNLKKSKKSEAVKEEAAASEEKPAENGAAVDEKKEEAVKAEEGLAKDEAPKEEVKEAKEAAAPASEATKQTEETSLTASPSEKKE comes from the exons ATGGGCTCTCAGGCATCTAAGGGGGATGTGAGTGCGGAGGGGAACGCTGCTGCTGAGGGCTCAGCCGTTAAAGCCGGCGGACAG GAGAACGGACATGTGAAAACCAACGGAGACGTCTCAGCAAAGCCTGATGGGGACGTGGCCACGACCAACGGCTCAGCTGAGGCGGCCAAGGAGCCTGAAACTGGTGCAGGAGGAGATGTTATTGAGCCAGCACCCGCAGCAGATGGAGAGGCAGCCAAACCAGAGGGAGAGGCTTCAGCTAAGGAGACTcccaaaaagaagaagaagaagttctCCTTAAAGAAGACCTTCAACTTCAAACTGAACCTGAAGAAGAGCAAAAAGAGCGAGGCTGTAAAAGAGGAAGCTGCAGCGTCTGAGGAGAAGCCAGCTGAGAACGGTGCTGCTGTAGATGAGAAGAAGGAAGAGGCTGTGAAGGCAGAGGAAGGGCTGGCTAAAGACGAGGCCCCCAAGGAGGAGGTCAAGGAGGCCAAGGAGGCGGCAGCTCCAGCTTCTGAGGCAACAAAACAGACGGAGGAGACGAGCTTGACTGCCTCTCCTTCTGAAAAGAAAGAGTGA